A section of the Pseudomonas sp. FP453 genome encodes:
- the ychF gene encoding redox-regulated ATPase YchF: protein MGFNCGIVGLPNVGKSTLFNALTKSGIAAENFPFCTIEPNSGIVPMPDARLDALAAIVNPKRILPTTMEFVDIAGLVAGASKGEGLGNKFLANIRETDAIAHVVRCFEDENVIHVSNSVDPKRDIEIIDLELIFADLDSCEKQLQKVARNAKGGDKDAVVQKGLLEQLIAHFTEGKPARSLMKNMGVDEKAVIKGFHLLTTKPVMYIANVAEDGFENNPLLDVVKAIADEEGAIVVPVCNKIEAEIAELDDGEEKDMFLEALGLEEPGLNRVIRAGYEMLNLQTYFTAGVEEVRAWTVKVGATAPQAAGVIHTDFEKGFIRAEVIAYNDFIQFKGEAGAKEAGKWRLEGKDYIVKDGDVMHFRFNV, encoded by the coding sequence ATGGGATTCAATTGCGGCATCGTCGGCCTGCCCAACGTCGGCAAATCCACCCTGTTCAACGCCCTGACCAAGTCCGGTATTGCGGCGGAGAACTTCCCCTTCTGCACCATCGAGCCCAACAGCGGTATCGTGCCGATGCCGGACGCTCGTCTGGATGCACTGGCGGCCATCGTCAATCCCAAGCGCATCCTGCCGACCACCATGGAATTCGTCGACATCGCGGGCCTGGTTGCCGGCGCGTCGAAAGGTGAAGGCCTGGGCAACAAGTTCCTGGCCAACATCCGTGAGACCGATGCCATCGCCCACGTGGTCCGCTGCTTTGAAGACGAGAACGTGATTCACGTCTCCAACAGCGTCGACCCGAAACGCGACATCGAGATCATCGACCTCGAACTGATCTTCGCCGACCTCGACAGCTGCGAGAAGCAACTGCAGAAAGTTGCGCGCAACGCCAAGGGCGGCGACAAGGATGCAGTGGTCCAGAAAGGCCTGCTGGAGCAGTTGATCGCACACTTCACCGAAGGCAAGCCGGCACGCAGCCTGATGAAGAACATGGGCGTCGATGAGAAGGCCGTGATCAAGGGCTTCCACCTGCTGACCACCAAGCCGGTGATGTACATCGCCAACGTTGCCGAAGACGGCTTCGAGAACAACCCGCTGCTGGACGTGGTCAAGGCCATTGCCGACGAAGAAGGCGCGATCGTGGTGCCGGTGTGCAACAAGATCGAAGCAGAAATCGCCGAGCTCGATGACGGCGAAGAAAAGGACATGTTCCTCGAGGCCCTGGGCCTGGAAGAGCCCGGCCTGAACCGCGTGATCCGCGCCGGTTACGAAATGCTCAACCTGCAGACCTACTTCACTGCCGGTGTCGAAGAAGTGCGTGCATGGACCGTCAAGGTCGGCGCCACCGCGCCACAGGCCGCCGGCGTGATCCACACCGACTTCGAAAAAGGCTTTATCCGTGCCGAAGTGATCGCCTACAACGACTTTATCCAGTTCAAGGGTGAGGCCGGTGCCAAGGAAGCCGGTAAATGGCGTTTGGAAGGCAAGGATTACATCGTTAAAGATGGTGATGTGATGCACTTCCGCTTTAACGTGTAA
- a CDS encoding ribose-phosphate pyrophosphokinase yields MSKMMVFTGNANPDLARRVVRQLHIPLGDISVGKFSDGEITAEINENVRGKDVFIIQPTCAPTNDNLMELVVMADAFRRSSATRITAVIPYFGYARQDRRPRSARVAISAKVVADMLTVVGIDRVLTVDLHADQIQGFFDIPVDNIYGSPVLVDDIEDQRFENLMIVSPDIGGVVRARAVAKSLGVDLGIIDKRREKANHSEVMHIIGDVEGRTCILVDDMVDTAGTLCHAAKALKEHGAAKVFAYCTHPVLSGRAIENIENSMLDELVVTNTIPLSAAAQACSRIRQLDIAPVVAEAVRRISNEESISAMFR; encoded by the coding sequence GTGTCCAAGATGATGGTCTTTACGGGGAACGCCAACCCCGATCTGGCTCGACGTGTCGTACGTCAGCTGCATATCCCTCTCGGTGACATCTCTGTCGGTAAATTCTCCGACGGCGAAATTACAGCCGAGATCAATGAAAACGTCCGCGGTAAAGACGTCTTCATTATTCAGCCGACCTGCGCTCCGACCAACGATAACCTGATGGAACTCGTCGTGATGGCTGATGCCTTCCGCCGCTCCTCAGCGACTCGAATCACAGCTGTAATCCCTTACTTTGGTTATGCCCGTCAGGATCGCCGTCCGCGTTCCGCACGTGTGGCTATCAGCGCGAAAGTCGTCGCTGACATGCTGACCGTGGTAGGTATCGACCGTGTTCTCACGGTTGACCTGCACGCTGACCAAATCCAGGGGTTCTTCGATATTCCGGTAGATAACATCTACGGTTCGCCAGTATTGGTGGATGACATCGAAGACCAGCGCTTTGAAAACCTGATGATCGTGTCCCCGGACATTGGTGGCGTCGTGCGTGCACGGGCTGTTGCCAAATCCTTGGGCGTGGACCTCGGGATCATCGACAAACGCCGTGAAAAAGCCAATCACTCTGAAGTGATGCATATCATCGGTGATGTCGAAGGGCGTACCTGTATTCTGGTTGATGACATGGTCGACACCGCCGGCACCCTGTGCCACGCGGCGAAAGCCTTGAAAGAGCACGGTGCCGCAAAAGTCTTCGCCTACTGCACACACCCTGTGCTGTCGGGCCGAGCGATCGAGAACATCGAGAACTCCATGCTGGACGAACTGGTGGTGACTAACACCATCCCGTTGTCCGCAGCAGCTCAAGCCTGTTCGCGTATCCGTCAACTGGATATCGCACCGGTAGTTGCCGAGGCGGTTCGCCGCATCAGCAATGAAGAATCGATCAGCGCGATGTTCCGTTAA
- a CDS encoding 50S ribosomal protein L25/general stress protein Ctc produces MNDFTLNAEARSDLGKGASRRLRRLASLVPAVVYGGEKAPESISMLAKEIAKLLENEAAYSHVIELNVGGTKQNVIIKALQRHPAKGHVLHADFVRVVAGQKLTAIVPVHFVGEAAPIKKGGEISHVVAEIEVSCLPKDLPEFIEVDLSAAEIGAIIHLSDLKAPKGVEFVALAHGDDKAVANVHAPRVAPEADAAE; encoded by the coding sequence ATGAACGATTTTACTCTGAATGCTGAAGCGCGTTCCGACCTGGGGAAAGGTGCGAGCCGCCGCCTGCGTCGTCTCGCAAGCCTGGTTCCAGCTGTAGTTTACGGTGGCGAAAAAGCCCCTGAATCCATCAGCATGCTGGCCAAAGAAATCGCCAAACTGCTCGAAAACGAAGCTGCCTACAGCCACGTTATCGAACTGAACGTTGGCGGCACCAAGCAAAACGTAATCATCAAAGCTCTGCAACGTCACCCGGCCAAAGGCCACGTGCTGCACGCTGACTTTGTACGCGTTGTTGCTGGTCAGAAACTGACCGCGATCGTTCCAGTTCACTTCGTTGGTGAAGCGGCTCCGATCAAGAAAGGCGGCGAAATCTCGCACGTTGTTGCTGAGATCGAAGTTTCCTGCCTGCCAAAAGACCTGCCTGAGTTCATCGAAGTCGACCTGTCGGCCGCTGAAATCGGCGCCATCATCCACCTGTCCGACCTCAAAGCCCCTAAAGGCGTTGAGTTTGTCGCACTGGCTCACGGTGATGACAAAGCTGTTGCAAACGTACACGCTCCACGCGTTGCACCAGAAGCAGACGCTGCAGAGTAA
- a CDS encoding tetratricopeptide repeat protein, giving the protein MNRSSALLLAFVFLSGCQALAPVSPDGTPPVEDSTPAPEKPKVYSSFSEETVFSLLSAELAGQRNRFDIALDNYVTQAINTQDPGISERAFRIAEYLGADQAALDTSLIWAKNAPDDLEAQRAAAVQLARAGRYDDSMVYMEKVLQGKGDTHFDFLALSAADTDQDTRNGLMKSFDRLLQKHPKNSQLIFGKALLLQQDDEADAALKLLEQNPPEEGEIAPILLRARLLQNLNRGKEAIPLLEKSIKKYPDDKRLRLTYARMLVEQDRMEDAKVQFANLVQQYPDDDELRYSLALVCLEAKAWDEAKGYLQELIERESHVDSAHLNLGRIAEEKNDPQAALLEYAQVGPGNDYLPAQLRQADILMSNGRTDEAEKRLAAARDAEPDYAIQLYLIQAETLSANNQGERAWKLLQQALLQYPDDLNLLYTRAMQAEKRNDLAQMEKDLRLIIKRDPDNAMALNALGYTLSDRTTRYDEAKALIEQAHQLNPEDPAVLDSLGWVNYRLGNLDEAERLLRQALERFPDQEVAAHLGEVLWANGKQREARQIWEKFLKEQPESPILRGTIKRLTGSETL; this is encoded by the coding sequence ATGAATAGATCTTCCGCGTTGCTCCTTGCTTTTGTCTTCCTCAGCGGCTGCCAGGCCTTGGCCCCCGTGTCGCCGGACGGTACGCCGCCGGTGGAAGACAGCACCCCCGCCCCTGAAAAGCCCAAGGTTTATTCCTCGTTCAGTGAAGAAACGGTGTTCAGCCTGCTGAGCGCGGAGCTGGCTGGCCAGCGCAATCGTTTCGATATTGCCCTGGATAACTACGTGACCCAGGCCATCAACACGCAGGATCCGGGAATTTCCGAGCGGGCGTTTCGCATCGCCGAGTACCTGGGCGCCGATCAGGCTGCACTGGATACCTCGCTGATCTGGGCGAAAAACGCCCCGGACGACCTTGAGGCGCAGCGTGCGGCCGCCGTGCAACTGGCACGCGCCGGGCGCTACGACGACTCCATGGTCTATATGGAGAAGGTCTTGCAGGGCAAGGGCGATACCCATTTCGACTTCCTCGCGCTGTCGGCTGCCGACACCGACCAGGACACGCGCAATGGCCTGATGAAGAGTTTCGACCGCCTGCTGCAAAAACACCCAAAGAACAGCCAGCTGATTTTCGGCAAGGCCTTGCTGTTGCAGCAGGACGACGAGGCGGATGCGGCGCTGAAGCTGCTGGAGCAGAACCCACCGGAAGAGGGTGAGATCGCACCGATCCTGCTGCGCGCGCGCCTGCTGCAAAATCTCAATCGCGGCAAGGAAGCGATTCCGCTGCTGGAAAAAAGCATCAAGAAGTACCCGGACGACAAGCGCCTGCGCCTGACCTACGCGCGCATGCTGGTGGAACAGGACCGCATGGAGGACGCCAAAGTGCAGTTCGCCAACCTGGTCCAGCAATACCCGGACGACGACGAACTGCGTTATTCCCTGGCGCTGGTGTGCCTGGAAGCCAAGGCCTGGGACGAGGCCAAGGGGTATCTGCAAGAGCTGATCGAACGCGAAAGCCATGTGGACTCGGCACACCTGAACCTGGGCCGCATTGCTGAAGAGAAAAACGACCCACAGGCCGCCCTGCTCGAATACGCCCAGGTCGGCCCCGGCAACGACTACCTGCCGGCGCAACTGCGCCAGGCCGATATCCTGATGAGCAATGGCCGCACCGACGAGGCGGAAAAACGCTTGGCGGCCGCGCGCGATGCGGAGCCGGACTACGCGATCCAGCTTTACCTGATCCAGGCCGAAACCTTGTCGGCCAACAATCAGGGCGAGCGCGCCTGGAAATTGCTGCAACAAGCGCTGCTGCAATACCCCGACGACTTGAACCTGCTGTACACCCGCGCCATGCAGGCGGAAAAACGCAATGACCTGGCGCAGATGGAAAAAGACCTGCGCCTGATCATCAAGCGCGACCCGGACAACGCCATGGCCTTGAATGCCCTGGGCTACACCTTGTCCGACCGCACGACGCGCTACGACGAAGCCAAGGCGCTGATCGAACAAGCCCACCAGCTCAACCCGGAAGACCCGGCCGTACTCGACAGCCTCGGCTGGGTGAATTACCGCCTGGGCAACCTCGATGAAGCCGAACGCTTGCTGCGCCAGGCCCTGGAGCGGTTCCCCGACCAGGAAGTCGCGGCGCATCTGGGTGAAGTGCTGTGGGCCAATGGCAAGCAGCGCGAAGCCCGTCAAATCTGGGAGAAGTTCCTCAAGGAACAACCCGAAAGCCCTATCCTGCGCGGCACCATCAAGCGCCTGACCGGATCCGAGACCCTTTAA
- the lolB gene encoding lipoprotein insertase outer membrane protein LolB → MFLRHVVVFSLIALLAGCAGIGSRESVEGQGNPAQWKQHKDQLSSIDGWQIEGKVGVRAPKDSGSGTLFWLQRQDYYDIRLSGPLGRGAARLTGRPGQVSLEVANQGRYEATSPETLLEEQIGWKLPVSHLVWWVRGLPAPDSKSRLSLNGDSRLATLEQDGWQVEYLSYVQQSGYWLPERIKLHGTDLDVTLVIKDWQPRKLGQ, encoded by the coding sequence ATGTTCTTGCGCCATGTTGTAGTGTTCAGTCTCATCGCCCTGCTCGCCGGTTGTGCGGGCATCGGCAGCCGTGAATCCGTCGAGGGCCAGGGCAACCCGGCGCAATGGAAACAGCACAAGGACCAGCTCAGCAGTATCGATGGCTGGCAGATCGAAGGAAAAGTCGGCGTTCGTGCGCCGAAAGATTCCGGCAGCGGCACCTTGTTCTGGCTGCAACGCCAGGACTACTACGATATTCGCCTGTCTGGCCCGCTGGGCCGTGGCGCCGCACGCCTGACCGGTCGACCGGGGCAAGTCAGCCTGGAAGTGGCCAACCAGGGCCGCTATGAAGCGACCTCGCCGGAAACCCTGCTGGAAGAGCAGATCGGCTGGAAGCTGCCGGTATCGCATCTGGTCTGGTGGGTACGCGGCCTTCCCGCGCCCGACAGCAAAAGTCGCCTGAGCCTGAACGGCGACAGCCGCCTGGCCACCCTGGAGCAGGATGGTTGGCAGGTCGAGTATTTGAGCTATGTGCAACAGAGCGGTTACTGGCTGCCGGAGCGCATCAAGCTGCATGGCACCGACCTGGATGTCACGCTGGTGATCAAGGACTGGCAACCGCGCAAGTTGGGGCAATAA
- the pth gene encoding aminoacyl-tRNA hydrolase, with the protein MTAIKLIVGLGNPGAEYEQTRHNAGALFVERIAHAQGVNLVADRKYFGLTGRFSHQGQDVRLLIPTTYMNRSGQAVAALANFFRIKPEEILVAHDELDLPPGVAKLKLGGGHGGHNGLRDIIAQLGNQNNFYRLRLGIGHPGVASMVSNFVLGRAPRAEQEKLDASIDFALGVLPDIFAGEWNRAMKNLHSQKA; encoded by the coding sequence GTGACTGCCATTAAACTGATCGTTGGCCTGGGAAATCCAGGCGCCGAATACGAACAGACCCGGCATAACGCGGGGGCCCTTTTTGTTGAGCGCATCGCCCACGCGCAAGGTGTGAACCTTGTGGCCGATCGCAAGTATTTTGGCCTGACCGGGCGCTTCTCGCACCAGGGTCAGGATGTTCGTCTGCTGATTCCCACCACCTACATGAACCGCAGCGGCCAGGCTGTCGCGGCGCTTGCGAATTTCTTCCGGATCAAACCCGAGGAAATCCTGGTGGCCCATGACGAACTGGACCTGCCACCCGGCGTTGCCAAGCTCAAGCTCGGCGGCGGGCATGGCGGGCACAATGGCCTGCGCGACATCATCGCGCAGTTGGGTAATCAGAATAATTTCTACCGTCTGCGGCTCGGCATTGGCCACCCAGGCGTTGCCAGTATGGTTTCAAATTTCGTCCTGGGTCGTGCGCCACGCGCCGAACAGGAAAAACTCGATGCCAGCATCGACTTTGCCCTCGGCGTGCTGCCGGATATCTTCGCCGGTGAATGGAACCGCGCGATGAAAAACCTGCACAGCCAGAAGGCCTGA
- a CDS encoding sigma 54-interacting transcriptional regulator, translating to MSAHVLGDNRTDASLIDDQEIETTLNSTATLNVDILLLGETGTGKDTLAQRIHTLSGRQGNFVAVNCAAIPESLAESQLFGVNSGAYTGAMQSRAGFVEAAHLGTLYLDEIDSMPLSLQAKLLRVLECRGVERLGSTRLIPVDMRVIASAQQSLDIMVEQKAFRRDLYFRLNVVNIQLPALREQPERIIPLFLEMIQEEADQFKCAPPPPSSGLLQQLLCHPWLGNVRELRSTAKRFVLGLSPLSTPARSQPFPQLELKARLQQIEKAFIEESMNRHNHCVDTVSIELGIAKRTLYYRMKQLDISLD from the coding sequence ATGTCGGCTCACGTCCTAGGGGATAACAGAACAGACGCCTCACTCATCGACGATCAGGAAATTGAAACCACGCTTAACAGCACCGCCACTCTCAATGTCGACATCCTGTTATTGGGAGAAACCGGTACCGGCAAAGATACACTGGCACAACGCATTCATACGTTATCGGGCCGGCAAGGTAATTTTGTTGCCGTGAACTGTGCAGCGATCCCGGAAAGCCTCGCGGAAAGCCAGCTGTTCGGTGTCAACAGCGGCGCCTATACCGGGGCAATGCAATCAAGGGCTGGATTCGTCGAAGCCGCCCACCTGGGTACCCTGTACCTCGACGAGATCGACAGCATGCCCTTGAGCCTGCAAGCCAAGCTCCTGCGCGTGCTGGAGTGCCGTGGAGTGGAGCGCCTGGGCTCGACTCGATTGATTCCCGTGGACATGCGTGTCATCGCGTCGGCCCAGCAGTCCCTGGACATCATGGTCGAGCAGAAAGCCTTCAGGCGCGATCTGTACTTTCGACTCAATGTGGTCAACATTCAACTTCCGGCCCTGCGGGAGCAGCCCGAACGCATCATCCCGCTGTTTCTGGAAATGATCCAGGAAGAAGCCGACCAATTCAAATGCGCCCCCCCACCACCGTCCAGCGGCCTGCTGCAACAACTGCTCTGCCACCCCTGGCTGGGCAACGTTCGCGAGTTACGCTCGACGGCGAAACGGTTTGTCTTGGGCCTCTCGCCGCTTTCAACTCCCGCGCGCAGCCAACCCTTCCCTCAACTAGAGCTGAAAGCACGCCTGCAACAAATTGAAAAAGCGTTTATTGAAGAGTCGATGAACCGCCACAACCACTGTGTGGATACCGTGTCCATTGAACTGGGAATTGCCAAACGCACGCTGTATTACAGGATGAAACAGTTGGACATATCACTGGATTGA
- the ispE gene encoding 4-(cytidine 5'-diphospho)-2-C-methyl-D-erythritol kinase → MLHILGRREDGYHELQTLFQFLDYGDEMTFAVRDDGVIQLHTAFEGVPHDSNLIVKAAKKIQEQSGCTLGIDIWIDKILPMGGGIGGGSSNAATTLLGLNHLWQLGWDHDRLAALGLTLGADVPVFVRGHAAFAEGVGEKLTPVDPEEPWYVVLVPQVSVSTAEIFSDPLLTRNSSPIKVRPVPKGNSRNDCLPVVARRYPEVRNALNLLGKFTEAKLTGTGSCVFGGFPNKAEADKVSALLTETLTGFVAKGSNVSMLHRKLQSLL, encoded by the coding sequence ATGCTGCACATTCTCGGTCGCCGTGAAGACGGTTATCACGAGTTGCAGACGTTGTTTCAATTTCTCGACTACGGCGATGAGATGACCTTCGCCGTACGCGACGATGGCGTGATCCAACTGCATACGGCATTCGAAGGCGTGCCCCACGACAGCAACCTGATCGTGAAGGCCGCAAAAAAAATTCAGGAACAATCCGGCTGCACACTCGGCATCGACATCTGGATCGATAAAATCCTGCCCATGGGCGGCGGTATCGGCGGCGGCAGTTCGAATGCGGCCACCACATTGCTCGGTCTGAATCACTTGTGGCAGCTGGGTTGGGACCACGATCGCCTCGCGGCGCTGGGCCTTACGCTGGGCGCTGATGTCCCGGTTTTCGTGCGTGGACACGCCGCATTTGCTGAGGGTGTGGGGGAAAAACTCACCCCTGTAGACCCCGAAGAACCGTGGTATGTCGTACTTGTGCCGCAAGTATCTGTAAGTACAGCAGAAATTTTTTCAGATCCGTTGTTGACACGTAACTCTTCTCCCATTAAAGTGCGCCCCGTTCCCAAGGGAAACAGTCGAAATGACTGCTTACCGGTTGTAGCAAGGCGTTATCCAGAGGTACGTAACGCTTTGAATTTGTTAGGTAAATTTACCGAAGCAAAATTAACCGGAACTGGAAGTTGTGTGTTTGGGGGCTTCCCAAACAAAGCTGAAGCTGATAAAGTCTCGGCCCTTCTTACAGAGACCCTTACAGGGTTTGTAGCAAAGGGAAGCAACGTTTCGATGTTGCATCGCAAGCTGCAAAGTCTGCTCTAA